Proteins found in one Candidatus Zixiibacteriota bacterium genomic segment:
- the corA gene encoding magnesium/cobalt transporter CorA encodes MLRYAKRVSRKVGLSPGSLVAGESRRTGPITISVIDYSERHFEEKQVSRIEDVFPYRDTPGVTWINIDGIHDLSLIEKIGSHFGFHPLVLEDIVTTGQRPKVEDFGDYLFITLIMLEMSASKNVIEHDEVSILVGRNYLLSFQETSGDCFNPIRERLRAGKEKLRKAGPDYLAYALMDTIVDNYFVVLEKLGEHFETLQEKVVADPTPAALSTINRLKGEMLFLRKAVWPLRDVISNLQRGESPLFTRATELYLRDVHDHVIQVMDTIETFRDMLSGMLDIYLSSVSNRLNSVMKVLTIIATIFIPLTFIAGIYGMNFDFMPELHWRFGYPLIMFLMFGIGIGMLAWFRRKNWL; translated from the coding sequence ATGCTGCGCTACGCGAAAAGAGTTTCACGGAAAGTCGGCCTCTCCCCCGGGAGTTTGGTGGCCGGCGAGTCGCGCCGTACCGGGCCAATTACGATATCCGTTATCGATTACAGTGAGAGGCATTTTGAAGAAAAGCAGGTCTCGCGCATCGAGGATGTTTTCCCATATCGCGACACACCCGGCGTTACCTGGATCAATATCGACGGCATCCACGATCTATCTCTGATCGAGAAAATTGGCTCCCATTTCGGATTCCACCCACTGGTGCTTGAGGATATTGTCACTACCGGTCAGCGGCCGAAGGTCGAGGATTTCGGCGACTATCTATTCATTACCCTCATCATGTTGGAGATGTCGGCATCGAAGAACGTGATCGAGCATGACGAAGTAAGTATTCTGGTAGGAAGGAACTACCTTCTGTCGTTTCAGGAGACGAGCGGCGACTGCTTCAATCCAATCCGCGAGAGACTGAGAGCCGGCAAGGAGAAACTCCGCAAAGCAGGGCCGGACTATCTGGCGTACGCGTTGATGGACACGATCGTTGATAATTACTTCGTCGTCCTGGAAAAACTCGGCGAACACTTTGAGACGCTTCAGGAGAAAGTAGTGGCGGATCCGACACCGGCCGCGCTGAGCACCATCAATCGCTTGAAGGGCGAAATGCTGTTTCTGCGGAAGGCGGTTTGGCCACTCCGCGATGTGATCAGCAATCTCCAGCGGGGCGAATCCCCGCTCTTTACTCGAGCGACCGAGCTCTATTTGCGTGATGTTCACGACCACGTCATTCAGGTAATGGATACGATTGAGACCTTCCGCGACATGTTATCCGGCATGCTGGATATCTATCTTTCCAGCGTCAGCAACCGCCTGAATTCTGTTATGAAAGTATTGACCATCATTGCCACGATCTTCATCCCTCTCACCTTTATTGCCGGCATCTACGGCATGAACTTCGACTTCATGCCGGAACTGCACTGGCGCTTCGGTTATCCACTTATCATGTTTCTGATGTTCGGGATCGGCATCGGCATGCTGGCCTGGTTTCGTCGAAAGAACTGGCTGTAG
- a CDS encoding mechanosensitive ion channel family protein, producing the protein MGSNLAAESEKVVFDWVVPVVMIGGALLLGMIFERIILHHLRKIAERTTWKGDEIIISGLKGVTTLWFVLAGAFFASYSLPVTASVLLLIHKVLMVLVILSGTLVASRIAIGFVNLSTIREDGALPSASILSNLTKLSVFLIGILIILQSLGISITPLLTALGVGGLAVALALQDTLSNLFAGVHLLASKKIRPGDFVGLDTGQEGTVVDIGWRNTTIRTLSNNMVILPNSKLSTAVVTSYFQPDKEMAVVVPVSVTYDSDLAKVEHVTVEVAKSVMREVPGAVPTFEPFIRFNSFGDSGVGFSVILRAQEYVAQYLIKHEFVKRLHARYQQEGIVFPYPTRVVYMKTDQPDESDTK; encoded by the coding sequence GTGGGCAGCAATCTGGCAGCAGAATCCGAAAAGGTCGTGTTCGATTGGGTCGTACCGGTGGTGATGATCGGAGGCGCTCTCCTGCTGGGCATGATCTTCGAACGGATCATCCTCCACCATCTCCGTAAGATCGCCGAACGGACAACCTGGAAGGGAGATGAGATCATCATCTCCGGCCTGAAAGGGGTCACCACACTCTGGTTTGTGCTGGCCGGTGCCTTTTTCGCCAGCTATTCGCTGCCGGTTACTGCCTCGGTCCTGTTGCTGATTCACAAGGTGCTCATGGTGCTGGTGATCCTCTCCGGCACCCTTGTGGCGTCCCGAATCGCTATCGGATTCGTGAATCTGTCTACCATCCGGGAGGATGGCGCCCTTCCCTCGGCATCGATTCTGTCCAATCTCACCAAGCTGAGCGTATTCCTGATCGGCATTCTGATAATCCTGCAGTCGCTTGGTATTTCCATTACGCCACTCCTAACCGCTCTCGGCGTTGGTGGTCTGGCAGTGGCGCTGGCCCTGCAGGACACCCTGTCCAATCTGTTTGCCGGTGTGCATTTGCTGGCCTCAAAGAAGATCCGCCCCGGCGATTTCGTGGGACTCGACACCGGCCAGGAAGGTACCGTTGTGGATATCGGCTGGCGCAACACCACTATCCGCACGCTGTCCAACAATATGGTCATTCTGCCAAATTCCAAACTGTCCACCGCGGTTGTCACCAGTTATTTCCAGCCCGACAAGGAAATGGCAGTCGTGGTACCCGTGTCGGTCACCTATGACAGCGATCTTGCAAAGGTGGAGCATGTGACAGTCGAGGTGGCTAAAAGCGTCATGCGAGAGGTCCCCGGCGCCGTACCGACTTTTGAGCCGTTTATTCGCTTTAATTCGTTCGGGGATTCCGGCGTGGGTTTCAGCGTGATCCTGCGAGCTCAGGAGTACGTGGCGCAGTACCTGATAAAGCATGAATTTGTCAAGCGGCTGCACGCCCGGTACCAACAGGAGGGGATTGTATTCCCGTATCCAACACGTGTGGTCTATATGAAAACCGATCAGCCGGATGAGAGCGATACGAAGTAA